Proteins encoded within one genomic window of Oncorhynchus mykiss isolate Arlee chromosome 27, USDA_OmykA_1.1, whole genome shotgun sequence:
- the picalmb gene encoding phosphatidylinositol-binding clathrin assembly protein isoform X4 has translation MSGQSITDRITAAQHSVTGSAVSKTVCKATTHEIMGPKKKHLDYLIHCTNEMNVNIPQLADSLFERTTSTSWVVVFKSLIATHHLMVYGNERFVQYLASRNTLFNLSNFLDKSGLQGLSLPGYDMSTFIRRYSRYLNEKAVSYRQVAFDFTKVKRGVDGVMRTMNTEKLLKTIPIIQSQMDALLDFNVNANELTNGVINAGFMLLFKDSIRLFAAYNEGIINLLEKYFDMKKTQCKEGLDIYKKFLTRMTRISEFLKVAEQVGIDRGDIPDLSQAPSSLLEALEQHLASLEGKKVKDSTAASRASTLSNAVSSLASTGMSFTKVDEREKQAALEEEQARLKALKEQRLKELSKRPSFATTDTSPVSTTGGTISTAPAIDLFSTPSCSNGALKMESDLFDIQQTFNPSVQASSTGLPVATAWADPFTSAEAGDDSMPNLNPFLSKVVVDAAAHLPVVSSDGVSYSSRTSGHEMFGDRYNPFTDTNSSVSTNYKRTVRIEHSISDSFCSGPVSMAQHLPHQAPYPTEPSTVACLFRGYSTTSQAPPPGALQVDFESVFGAKATGVNSIDSDDILKPTMVGSNQALCSINQLSDKLVGADLDSSLANLVGNLGIGNGTTKNDIHWSQPGEKRLTGGSNWQPKAAPNTTWNPVSMTPPVMAYPATTPTGMVGGYGMPPQQLGSMGMMNQPNMMYNQPIMRPPNPFGSVSSAQPSAASSPSSQSPLRAPGQDPFAQLSLKDFL, from the exons ATGTCGGGGCAGAGCATTACTGACAGGATAACTGCAGCCCAGCACAGTGTAACTGGATCTGCTGTGTCGAAAACAGTATGCAAGGCCACCACACATGAAATAATGGGCCCGAAAAAGAAACATTTGGATT ACCTGATCCATTGCACCAATGAGATGAATGTGAACATTCCCCAGCTGGCTGACTCACTGTTTGAGAGGACCACCAGCACGAGCTGGGTGGTGGTCTTCAAGTCGCTCATCGCCACACACCACCTTATGGTCTACGGTAATGAG CGCTTTGTGCAGTACTTGGCTTCAAGGAACACATTATTCAACCTCAGTAATTTTTTGGACAAAAGTGGTTTACAAG gtctctctctcccaggctacGATATGTCCACATTTATCCGGAGGTACAGTCGATATCTGAATGAAAAGGCTGTGTCATACAGACAGGTTGCCTTTGACTTCACTAAAGTAAAGCGAGG GGTGGATGGGGTGATGAGGACCATGAATACAGAGAAGCTACTGAAGACCATCCCTATCATACAAAGCCAGATGGACGCCCTCCTCGACTTCAAT GTTAATGCCAATGAGCTAACAAACGGAGTGATCAATGCAGGATTCATGCTCCTCTTCAAAGATTCCATTAGGCTTTTCGCTGCATATAACGAAGGCATCATCAACCTGCTGG AGAAGTACTTTGACATGAAGAAAACCCAGTGTAAAGAGGGCCTGGATATCTACAAGAAGTTCCTGACCCGAATGACCCGAATCTCAGAGTTCCTTAAAGTGGCAGAG CAGGTGGGGATTGATCGAGGAGACATTCCAGACCTTTCCCAG GCTCCCAGTAGCCTCCTGGAAGCTCTGGAGCAGCACCTGGCCTCTCTAGAGGGGAAGAAAGTCAAAGACTCCACTGCTGCCAGCAG GGCTAGTACTCTATCCAACGCAGTGTCCTCGCTGGCCAGTACAGGGATGTCTTTTACTAAAGTAGATGAGCGGGAGAAGCAGGCTGCTCTGGAGGAGGAACAGGCTCGTCTCAAAGCACTGAAG GAACAGAGGCTGAAGGAGCTCTCTAAGAGGCCTTCCTTCGCCACCACAGACACGTCTCCGGTCTCCACCACCGGGGGCACTATCAGCACAGCCCCGGCCATAGACCTCTTCTCCACACCCAGCTGCTCCAATGG TGCTCTGAAGATGGAGAGTGACCTGTTTGACATTCAGCAGACCTTTAACCCTTCAGTGCAGGCCAGTTCTACAGGGCTTCCTGTGGCCACAGCATGGGCAG ATCCTTTCACCTCTGCTGAAGCTGGAGATGACTCCatgccaaaccttaaccctttccTCTCAAAAGTCGTTGTCGATGCCGCCGCTCACTTGCCTGTCGTGTCCTCCGACGGTGTTAGCTATTCCTCTAGGACGTCTGGTCATGAAATGTTTGGTG ATCGTTATAATCCCTTTACTGACACAAACTCGTCCGTTTCAACCAATTACAAACGCACAGTGCGGATAGAACACTCCATCTCAG ACTCCTTCTGTAGTGGTCCAGTGTCCATGGCCCAGCACCTTCCACACCAGGCTCCCTACCCCACTGAGCCCTCCACTGTAGCATGTCTATTCAGAG GGTACTCCACAACATCACAGGCCCCCCCCCCAGGAGCACTCCAGGTGGATTTCGAGTCAGTCTTTGGAGCCAAAGCTACCGGCGTTAACAGCATTGACTCTGATG ACATCCTGAAACCCACCATGGTCGGCTCCAATCAGGCCCTGTGCTCCATCAATCAGCTGTCAGACAAACTGGTCGGAGCTGACCTGGACTCCTCCCTGGCCAACCTGGTGGGCA ATCTCGGGATTGGAAATGGCACAACAAAAAA TGACATCCACTGGAGCCAGCCTGGGGAGAAGAGGCTGACTGGCGGAAGCAACTGGCAGCCCAAGGCAGCCCCAAACACCACCTGGAACCCCGTCTCCATG ACCCCCCCAGTCATGGCCTACCCTGCCACAACACCAACAGGCATGGTGGGGGGATATGGCATG CCACCCCAACAGCTTGGCTCTATGGGTATGATGAACCAACCCAACATGATGTACAACCAGCCCATCATGAGGCCGCCCAACCCCTTCGGCTCTGTTTCCAGTgcccag CCCTCTGCAGCCTCTAGTCCTTCCAGCCAGAGTCCTCTCAGAGCCCCCGGACAGGACCCATTTGCACAGCTCTCTCTCAAGGATTTCTTGTAG
- the picalmb gene encoding phosphatidylinositol-binding clathrin assembly protein isoform X9 codes for MSGQSITDRITAAQHSVTGSAVSKTVCKATTHEIMGPKKKHLDYLIHCTNEMNVNIPQLADSLFERTTSTSWVVVFKSLIATHHLMVYGNERFVQYLASRNTLFNLSNFLDKSGLQGYDMSTFIRRYSRYLNEKAVSYRQVAFDFTKVKRGVDGVMRTMNTEKLLKTIPIIQSQMDALLDFNVNANELTNGVINAGFMLLFKDSIRLFAAYNEGIINLLEKYFDMKKTQCKEGLDIYKKFLTRMTRISEFLKVAEQVGIDRGDIPDLSQAPSSLLEALEQHLASLEGKKVKDSTAASRASTLSNAVSSLASTGMSFTKVDEREKQAALEEEQARLKALKRLKELSKRPSFATTDTSPVSTTGGTISTAPAIDLFSTPSCSNGALKMESDLFDIQQTFNPSVQASSTGLPVATAWADPFTSAEAGDDSMPNLNPFLSKVVVDAAAHLPVVSSDGVSYSSRTSGHEMFGDRYNPFTDTNSSVSTNYKRTVRIEHSISDSFCSGPVSMAQHLPHQAPYPTEPSTVACLFRGYSTTSQAPPPGALQVDFESVFGAKATGVNSIDSDDILKPTMVGSNQALCSINQLSDKLVGADLDSSLANLVGNLGIGNGTTKNDIHWSQPGEKRLTGGSNWQPKAAPNTTWNPVSMTPPVMAYPATTPTGMVGGYGMPPQQLGSMGMMNQPNMMYNQPIMRPPNPFGSVSSAQPSAASSPSSQSPLRAPGQDPFAQLSLKDFL; via the exons ATGTCGGGGCAGAGCATTACTGACAGGATAACTGCAGCCCAGCACAGTGTAACTGGATCTGCTGTGTCGAAAACAGTATGCAAGGCCACCACACATGAAATAATGGGCCCGAAAAAGAAACATTTGGATT ACCTGATCCATTGCACCAATGAGATGAATGTGAACATTCCCCAGCTGGCTGACTCACTGTTTGAGAGGACCACCAGCACGAGCTGGGTGGTGGTCTTCAAGTCGCTCATCGCCACACACCACCTTATGGTCTACGGTAATGAG CGCTTTGTGCAGTACTTGGCTTCAAGGAACACATTATTCAACCTCAGTAATTTTTTGGACAAAAGTGGTTTACAAG gctacGATATGTCCACATTTATCCGGAGGTACAGTCGATATCTGAATGAAAAGGCTGTGTCATACAGACAGGTTGCCTTTGACTTCACTAAAGTAAAGCGAGG GGTGGATGGGGTGATGAGGACCATGAATACAGAGAAGCTACTGAAGACCATCCCTATCATACAAAGCCAGATGGACGCCCTCCTCGACTTCAAT GTTAATGCCAATGAGCTAACAAACGGAGTGATCAATGCAGGATTCATGCTCCTCTTCAAAGATTCCATTAGGCTTTTCGCTGCATATAACGAAGGCATCATCAACCTGCTGG AGAAGTACTTTGACATGAAGAAAACCCAGTGTAAAGAGGGCCTGGATATCTACAAGAAGTTCCTGACCCGAATGACCCGAATCTCAGAGTTCCTTAAAGTGGCAGAG CAGGTGGGGATTGATCGAGGAGACATTCCAGACCTTTCCCAG GCTCCCAGTAGCCTCCTGGAAGCTCTGGAGCAGCACCTGGCCTCTCTAGAGGGGAAGAAAGTCAAAGACTCCACTGCTGCCAGCAG GGCTAGTACTCTATCCAACGCAGTGTCCTCGCTGGCCAGTACAGGGATGTCTTTTACTAAAGTAGATGAGCGGGAGAAGCAGGCTGCTCTGGAGGAGGAACAGGCTCGTCTCAAAGCACTGAAG AGGCTGAAGGAGCTCTCTAAGAGGCCTTCCTTCGCCACCACAGACACGTCTCCGGTCTCCACCACCGGGGGCACTATCAGCACAGCCCCGGCCATAGACCTCTTCTCCACACCCAGCTGCTCCAATGG TGCTCTGAAGATGGAGAGTGACCTGTTTGACATTCAGCAGACCTTTAACCCTTCAGTGCAGGCCAGTTCTACAGGGCTTCCTGTGGCCACAGCATGGGCAG ATCCTTTCACCTCTGCTGAAGCTGGAGATGACTCCatgccaaaccttaaccctttccTCTCAAAAGTCGTTGTCGATGCCGCCGCTCACTTGCCTGTCGTGTCCTCCGACGGTGTTAGCTATTCCTCTAGGACGTCTGGTCATGAAATGTTTGGTG ATCGTTATAATCCCTTTACTGACACAAACTCGTCCGTTTCAACCAATTACAAACGCACAGTGCGGATAGAACACTCCATCTCAG ACTCCTTCTGTAGTGGTCCAGTGTCCATGGCCCAGCACCTTCCACACCAGGCTCCCTACCCCACTGAGCCCTCCACTGTAGCATGTCTATTCAGAG GGTACTCCACAACATCACAGGCCCCCCCCCCAGGAGCACTCCAGGTGGATTTCGAGTCAGTCTTTGGAGCCAAAGCTACCGGCGTTAACAGCATTGACTCTGATG ACATCCTGAAACCCACCATGGTCGGCTCCAATCAGGCCCTGTGCTCCATCAATCAGCTGTCAGACAAACTGGTCGGAGCTGACCTGGACTCCTCCCTGGCCAACCTGGTGGGCA ATCTCGGGATTGGAAATGGCACAACAAAAAA TGACATCCACTGGAGCCAGCCTGGGGAGAAGAGGCTGACTGGCGGAAGCAACTGGCAGCCCAAGGCAGCCCCAAACACCACCTGGAACCCCGTCTCCATG ACCCCCCCAGTCATGGCCTACCCTGCCACAACACCAACAGGCATGGTGGGGGGATATGGCATG CCACCCCAACAGCTTGGCTCTATGGGTATGATGAACCAACCCAACATGATGTACAACCAGCCCATCATGAGGCCGCCCAACCCCTTCGGCTCTGTTTCCAGTgcccag CCCTCTGCAGCCTCTAGTCCTTCCAGCCAGAGTCCTCTCAGAGCCCCCGGACAGGACCCATTTGCACAGCTCTCTCTCAAGGATTTCTTGTAG
- the picalmb gene encoding phosphatidylinositol-binding clathrin assembly protein isoform X14, which produces MSGQSITDRITAAQHSVTGSAVSKTVCKATTHEIMGPKKKHLDYLIHCTNEMNVNIPQLADSLFERTTSTSWVVVFKSLIATHHLMVYGNERFVQYLASRNTLFNLSNFLDKSGLQGLSLPGYDMSTFIRRYSRYLNEKAVSYRQVAFDFTKVKRGVDGVMRTMNTEKLLKTIPIIQSQMDALLDFNVNANELTNGVINAGFMLLFKDSIRLFAAYNEGIINLLEKYFDMKKTQCKEGLDIYKKFLTRMTRISEFLKVAEQVGIDRGDIPDLSQFTVCAPSSLLEALEQHLASLEGKKVKDSTAASRASTLSNAVSSLASTGMSFTKVDEREKQAALEEEQARLKALKEQRLKELSKRPSFATTDTSPVSTTGGTISTAPAIDLFSTPSCSNGALKMESDLFDIQQTFNPSVQASSTGLPVATAWADSFCSGPVSMAQHLPHQAPYPTEPSTVACLFRGYSTTSQAPPPGALQVDFESVFGAKATGVNSIDSDDILKPTMVGSNQALCSINQLSDKLVGADLDSSLANLVGNLGIGNGTTKNDIHWSQPGEKRLTGGSNWQPKAAPNTTWNPVSMTPPVMAYPATTPTGMVGGYGMPPQQLGSMGMMNQPNMMYNQPIMRPPNPFGSVSSAQPSAASSPSSQSPLRAPGQDPFAQLSLKDFL; this is translated from the exons ATGTCGGGGCAGAGCATTACTGACAGGATAACTGCAGCCCAGCACAGTGTAACTGGATCTGCTGTGTCGAAAACAGTATGCAAGGCCACCACACATGAAATAATGGGCCCGAAAAAGAAACATTTGGATT ACCTGATCCATTGCACCAATGAGATGAATGTGAACATTCCCCAGCTGGCTGACTCACTGTTTGAGAGGACCACCAGCACGAGCTGGGTGGTGGTCTTCAAGTCGCTCATCGCCACACACCACCTTATGGTCTACGGTAATGAG CGCTTTGTGCAGTACTTGGCTTCAAGGAACACATTATTCAACCTCAGTAATTTTTTGGACAAAAGTGGTTTACAAG gtctctctctcccaggctacGATATGTCCACATTTATCCGGAGGTACAGTCGATATCTGAATGAAAAGGCTGTGTCATACAGACAGGTTGCCTTTGACTTCACTAAAGTAAAGCGAGG GGTGGATGGGGTGATGAGGACCATGAATACAGAGAAGCTACTGAAGACCATCCCTATCATACAAAGCCAGATGGACGCCCTCCTCGACTTCAAT GTTAATGCCAATGAGCTAACAAACGGAGTGATCAATGCAGGATTCATGCTCCTCTTCAAAGATTCCATTAGGCTTTTCGCTGCATATAACGAAGGCATCATCAACCTGCTGG AGAAGTACTTTGACATGAAGAAAACCCAGTGTAAAGAGGGCCTGGATATCTACAAGAAGTTCCTGACCCGAATGACCCGAATCTCAGAGTTCCTTAAAGTGGCAGAG CAGGTGGGGATTGATCGAGGAGACATTCCAGACCTTTCCCAG TTCACAGTTTGT GCTCCCAGTAGCCTCCTGGAAGCTCTGGAGCAGCACCTGGCCTCTCTAGAGGGGAAGAAAGTCAAAGACTCCACTGCTGCCAGCAG GGCTAGTACTCTATCCAACGCAGTGTCCTCGCTGGCCAGTACAGGGATGTCTTTTACTAAAGTAGATGAGCGGGAGAAGCAGGCTGCTCTGGAGGAGGAACAGGCTCGTCTCAAAGCACTGAAG GAACAGAGGCTGAAGGAGCTCTCTAAGAGGCCTTCCTTCGCCACCACAGACACGTCTCCGGTCTCCACCACCGGGGGCACTATCAGCACAGCCCCGGCCATAGACCTCTTCTCCACACCCAGCTGCTCCAATGG TGCTCTGAAGATGGAGAGTGACCTGTTTGACATTCAGCAGACCTTTAACCCTTCAGTGCAGGCCAGTTCTACAGGGCTTCCTGTGGCCACAGCATGGGCAG ACTCCTTCTGTAGTGGTCCAGTGTCCATGGCCCAGCACCTTCCACACCAGGCTCCCTACCCCACTGAGCCCTCCACTGTAGCATGTCTATTCAGAG GGTACTCCACAACATCACAGGCCCCCCCCCCAGGAGCACTCCAGGTGGATTTCGAGTCAGTCTTTGGAGCCAAAGCTACCGGCGTTAACAGCATTGACTCTGATG ACATCCTGAAACCCACCATGGTCGGCTCCAATCAGGCCCTGTGCTCCATCAATCAGCTGTCAGACAAACTGGTCGGAGCTGACCTGGACTCCTCCCTGGCCAACCTGGTGGGCA ATCTCGGGATTGGAAATGGCACAACAAAAAA TGACATCCACTGGAGCCAGCCTGGGGAGAAGAGGCTGACTGGCGGAAGCAACTGGCAGCCCAAGGCAGCCCCAAACACCACCTGGAACCCCGTCTCCATG ACCCCCCCAGTCATGGCCTACCCTGCCACAACACCAACAGGCATGGTGGGGGGATATGGCATG CCACCCCAACAGCTTGGCTCTATGGGTATGATGAACCAACCCAACATGATGTACAACCAGCCCATCATGAGGCCGCCCAACCCCTTCGGCTCTGTTTCCAGTgcccag CCCTCTGCAGCCTCTAGTCCTTCCAGCCAGAGTCCTCTCAGAGCCCCCGGACAGGACCCATTTGCACAGCTCTCTCTCAAGGATTTCTTGTAG